One genomic segment of Bombina bombina isolate aBomBom1 chromosome 4, aBomBom1.pri, whole genome shotgun sequence includes these proteins:
- the LOC128655841 gene encoding zinc finger protein 239-like, translated as MEAGSLSVIGEQNDSLKEILDQVHEKVNVLQYPLKRRNRRTRIDPVKMPRTLPVEVPFPGRTTGNLQLSKNICGNLLNSGLIFGLSNSGENPGSSVLIKGSSYICIECGQTFSHEMTFLQHQKGHNSLNMDTNIMVAAGSRGFNSNTKVKSLDQKRTGREFICTECGKTFIGKSNLIVHQRTHTGEKPYGCIFCGKHFGRSSVLRKHERIHTGEKPYTCLYCGKQFSQNSGLKNHERIHTGEKPYACIECGRRFSQSADLMVHYRTHTGEKPFICIECGNSFIRSSDLVIHQRTHSGIKPFSCNECGKSFSQRSQIIRHRRTHTGERPFSCDVCTKSFILSSELKKHHRVHTGEKPYKCKECGKTFRHCSNMSRHQKMHAEVEVLVR; from the coding sequence GAAGTTTGTCTGTGATTGGGGAACAGAATGATTCATTGAAAGAAATTCTAGATCAGGTACATGAGAAAGTTAATGTGCTGCAATATCCTCTAAAACGTCGGAACCGCAGGACAAGAATTGATCCTGTCAAAATGCCTAGAACCCTTCCTGTAGAAGTTCCATTTCCAGGGAGGACAACTGGAAACCTGCAGCTTTCTAAAAATATATGTGGAAACTTGCTGAATTCTGGGCTCATTTTTGGATTATCCAATAGCGGAGAAAACCCAGGGTCATCTGTTTTAATAAAGGGGAGCTCATATATCTGCATTGAGTGTGGACAGACATTTTCTCACGAGATGACGTTTCTACAGCATCAGAAAGGGCACAATTCTCTAAACATGGACACAAACATAATGGTTGCTGCAGGTAGTCGTGGTTTTAATAGTAACACTAAGGTTAAATCTTTAGACCAGAAGAGGACAGGACGAGAGTttatatgtacagagtgtggaaagaCATTTATTGGAAAGTCTAATCTTATTGTTCATCAAAGGACACATACCGGGGAGAAACCATATGGGTGTATTTTTTGTGGTAAACACTTTGGAAGAAGCTCAGTACTTAGGAAGCATGagagaattcacacaggagaaaagccatatACATGTCTGTATTGTGGCAAACAGTTCAGTCAGAACTCTGGGTTGAAGAATCATGAgagaattcatacaggagagaaaccttATGCTTGCATAGAGTGTGGGCGAAGGTTCAGCCAGAGCGCTGACCTTATGGTTCACTACAGAACCCACACTGGAGAGAAACCATTTATATGCATTGAGTGTGGTAACAGCTTTATACGTAGCTCAGACCTTGTCATACACCAAAGAACTCACTCGGGCATTAAGCCTTTCTCATGCAATGAGTGTGGCAAAAGCTTTAGCCAGAGATCTCAGATTATAAGACACAGAAGAACTCACACAGGTGAGAGACCGTTCTCCTGTGATGTGTGCACAAAAAGCTTTATTCTCAGCTCAGAACTTAAGAAGCATCATAGAGTACATACAGGGGAGAAGCCCTACAAGTGTAAAGAGTGTGGCAAAACCTTCCGCCACTGCTCCAATATGAGCCGGCATCAAAAGATGCATGCAGAGGTTGAGGTTCTTGTACGGTGA